One window of the Flavobacteriaceae bacterium YJPT1-3 genome contains the following:
- the queG gene encoding tRNA epoxyqueuosine(34) reductase QueG produces the protein MSISKHTQLIKAEAKRLGFLSCGVSKAGFLEEEAPRLERWLNENLHGEMSYMENHFDKRLDPTKLVPGAKSVVSLLLNYYPEQTQQEESYKISKYAYGKDYHWVIKNKLKELLFVIREQIGAVDGRVFVDSAPVLDKAWAVKSGLGWMGKHTNVLSKQTGSFYFIAELIIDLELEADTPVMDHCGTCTACIDACPTQAIVEPYKVDGSKCISYFTIELKEAIPAFAKAKMDDWIFGCDVCQDVCPWNRFSKPHREPLFDAHPELLSMKKADWEELTRDTFNEVFRKSAVKRTKFEGLTRNIQFVKKHS, from the coding sequence ATGAGTATTTCAAAACATACCCAACTGATCAAAGCAGAGGCCAAACGCCTGGGTTTTTTGTCATGCGGTGTCTCCAAAGCCGGATTTTTAGAGGAGGAAGCGCCCCGGTTGGAGCGCTGGTTGAATGAAAATCTTCATGGGGAAATGAGCTATATGGAAAATCATTTCGACAAGCGATTGGACCCTACCAAACTGGTCCCGGGTGCCAAAAGTGTGGTCTCCTTACTGCTCAACTACTACCCTGAACAAACCCAGCAAGAGGAGAGTTACAAAATCTCCAAATACGCCTATGGCAAAGACTACCATTGGGTCATCAAGAATAAACTGAAAGAACTGCTCTTTGTCATTCGAGAGCAGATTGGAGCGGTAGATGGACGAGTCTTTGTAGACTCGGCACCGGTGCTCGACAAGGCCTGGGCCGTCAAAAGTGGTCTGGGTTGGATGGGTAAACACACCAATGTGCTTTCCAAGCAAACGGGCTCCTTCTATTTTATTGCTGAACTGATCATCGATCTGGAGTTGGAAGCTGACACTCCCGTAATGGACCATTGCGGTACCTGTACTGCCTGCATCGATGCCTGTCCTACTCAGGCCATCGTCGAGCCCTACAAGGTAGATGGCAGCAAGTGCATTTCCTACTTTACGATTGAGCTTAAAGAGGCAATTCCCGCTTTCGCGAAAGCGAAAATGGACGATTGGATCTTCGGTTGTGATGTCTGTCAGGACGTTTGCCCTTGGAATCGGTTTAGCAAACCCCACCGGGAGCCCCTTTTTGATGCGCATCCGGAATTGCTCAGCATGAAGAAAGCCGACTGGGAGGAACTTACCCGCGATACCTTTAACGAGGTCTTCCGAAAATCGGCCGTAAAGCGCACCAAATTTGAAGGGCTTACCCGCAATATTCAGTTTGTCAAGAAGCATTCCTGA
- a CDS encoding cytochrome P450, which translates to MTATRIPNVSMFRFLTRAGGILKNPLPFHKEKFESLGDTFSVQITPFETIIFTRSPGLAEHVLQKNQRNYEKSPIQTKDLSKYIGHGLLTANGELWKKQRKLIQPAFHKKQLVQLLDTMQQAVVAELDKIVVNEERDIFPIFNDLAFQTVVKSLFSSAAGEEEINRLQYITESAQRMLVKELRQPFKKWWFDWGGAIDRTLALTKEARQILKDIVNARKESGERQGDLLDMLLDARYEDGSAIAEEQLIDEILILFTAGHETTSNALTFTCELLARNQEAQQRIYEEVTEAGNKELSLMELIQQCTYTKQVLEESMRLYPPAYFIDRISLEDDEFEGFKIPKGTNVLLSCYEIHRHPDYWEEPERFDPARFDPENKMTYANYYYPFGAGPRMCIGNNFAMYEMILAIAAIMRRFSITPKDSPISIKPLITLKPKEARLEFIPRA; encoded by the coding sequence ATGACTGCAACGCGCATCCCCAATGTTTCCATGTTCCGCTTTTTAACCAGAGCCGGCGGTATCCTCAAAAATCCGTTGCCCTTTCACAAAGAAAAATTTGAAAGCTTAGGCGACACCTTTAGCGTACAGATCACGCCCTTTGAGACCATTATCTTTACACGAAGCCCCGGATTGGCTGAACATGTACTGCAAAAAAACCAACGCAATTACGAAAAATCACCCATACAGACCAAAGACCTGTCCAAGTACATTGGGCACGGATTGCTTACCGCTAATGGCGAACTCTGGAAAAAGCAGCGCAAGCTGATCCAACCGGCTTTCCACAAAAAGCAGCTGGTGCAGCTGCTCGATACCATGCAGCAAGCTGTAGTGGCCGAATTGGATAAAATAGTCGTCAACGAAGAACGTGACATTTTCCCCATTTTCAACGACCTGGCCTTCCAAACAGTGGTCAAATCCCTGTTCAGCAGCGCGGCTGGAGAAGAGGAGATCAATCGTTTGCAGTACATCACCGAGTCCGCGCAACGTATGCTGGTCAAAGAACTTCGTCAGCCCTTTAAAAAATGGTGGTTCGACTGGGGTGGGGCCATCGATCGTACACTTGCTCTGACCAAGGAAGCCCGCCAGATTTTAAAAGATATCGTCAACGCAAGAAAAGAAAGCGGCGAGCGCCAGGGAGACCTTCTGGATATGTTACTGGATGCCCGTTATGAGGACGGTAGCGCTATTGCGGAAGAACAACTTATTGACGAAATATTGATCCTGTTTACCGCAGGTCATGAGACCACCTCCAATGCGCTCACCTTTACGTGCGAATTACTAGCCAGAAATCAGGAGGCACAGCAGCGTATCTACGAGGAAGTCACCGAGGCTGGGAATAAAGAACTTTCGTTGATGGAGTTGATCCAGCAGTGCACCTACACCAAACAAGTGCTTGAAGAGAGTATGCGGCTGTATCCACCGGCTTATTTCATTGATCGGATCAGTTTGGAAGATGATGAATTTGAGGGCTTCAAAATCCCTAAAGGGACCAATGTGCTTCTTTCTTGCTATGAGATCCATCGTCACCCCGACTATTGGGAGGAGCCGGAACGTTTTGACCCTGCTCGCTTTGATCCGGAGAACAAAATGACCTACGCTAATTATTACTATCCTTTTGGTGCCGGACCCCGTATGTGTATTGGAAATAATTTTGCCATGTATGAAATGATCCTGGCTATTGCAGCGATCATGCGGCGTTTTTCCATTACGCCTAAAGACAGCCCCATCAGCATCAAACCACTGATCACCCTTAAGCCCAAAGAGGCCCGTTTGGAGTTTATACCACGAGCCTAA
- the ruvB gene encoding Holliday junction branch migration DNA helicase RuvB, translating into MNENLDPSGEHFSHEELDIERALRPLTFDDFTGQEQVLENLLVFVQAANKRGDALDHALFHGPPGLGKTTLAHILANELGVGIKVTSGPVLDKPGDLAGLLTNLEERDVLFIDEIHRLSPIVEEYLYSAMEDYRIDIMIETGPNARSVQINLNPFTLVGATTRSGLLTAPMRARFGIASRLQYYNTELLTTIVERSAEILQVPIHHDAAIEIAGRSRGTPRIANALLRRVRDFAQIKGNGTIDLEIAKFSLKALHVDAHGLDEMDNKILATIIDKFKGGPVGITTLATAVSESAETIEEVYEPFLIQQGFIMRTPRGREVTEAAYKHLGRIKGNVQGGLF; encoded by the coding sequence ATGAATGAAAATCTGGATCCGTCAGGGGAGCATTTTTCTCATGAAGAACTCGATATAGAGCGCGCACTGCGCCCGCTTACCTTTGACGACTTTACCGGTCAGGAACAGGTACTTGAAAACCTTTTAGTTTTCGTGCAAGCGGCCAACAAGCGCGGGGATGCCCTCGACCATGCTTTATTTCATGGGCCTCCCGGACTAGGAAAGACCACCCTGGCCCACATCCTGGCCAACGAGTTGGGCGTGGGGATCAAAGTGACCTCAGGTCCGGTACTGGATAAACCGGGTGATCTTGCAGGTTTGCTGACCAATCTGGAAGAACGGGATGTCTTATTTATCGACGAGATCCATCGCCTGAGTCCAATAGTAGAAGAATACCTCTATTCGGCTATGGAAGATTACCGGATTGATATCATGATCGAAACCGGTCCTAATGCCCGTAGCGTGCAGATCAATCTCAATCCCTTCACCCTGGTTGGGGCTACCACGCGAAGTGGACTTTTAACGGCTCCTATGCGTGCCCGGTTTGGGATCGCCAGCCGCCTACAGTACTACAATACGGAATTACTAACAACCATTGTCGAACGAAGTGCGGAGATTCTTCAGGTACCCATCCATCACGATGCTGCTATCGAGATTGCCGGGCGAAGTCGGGGAACTCCCCGTATCGCAAACGCGCTGTTGAGACGGGTACGCGATTTTGCACAGATCAAAGGCAATGGAACGATCGATCTGGAGATTGCTAAATTCAGCCTGAAAGCCTTGCATGTGGACGCCCATGGATTGGATGAAATGGACAATAAGATCCTGGCGACCATCATCGATAAATTTAAAGGAGGCCCGGTGGGGATTACCACCCTGGCCACTGCGGTTTCGGAAAGTGCGGAGACCATAGAGGAGGTGTATGAACCTTTTTTGATCCAGCAAGGGTTTATCATGCGTACCCCCAGAGGGCGCGAAGTGACCGAAGCCGCCTACAAGCATCTGGGCCGAATAAAAGGCAATGTCCAGGGCGGACTATTTTAG
- a CDS encoding cbb3-type cytochrome c oxidase subunit I, translated as MSAHAPALDHAHDDHGHHHHKETFITKYIFSQDHKMIAKQYLITGLIMGIIGIAMSLLMRLQLAWPDKEFTVFEILLGRWGENGVLDPNMYLALVTIHGTIMVFFVLTAGLSGTFSNLLIPLQIGARDMASGFLNMVSYWLFFVSSVIMVISIFVETGPAAAGWTIYPPLSALESAMPGSGLGMTLWLVSMAIFIASSLMGSLNYIVTVINLRTKGMSMTRLPLTIWAFFITAVIGVISFPVLLSAALLLIMDRSFGTSFFLSDIFIQGEVLHNSGGSPVLFEHLFWFLGHPEVYIVLLPALGITSEVIATNSRKPIFGYRAMVASILAIAFLSTIVWGHHMFISGMNPFLGSVFTFTTLLIAIPSGVKAFNYITTLWKGNLQMNPGMLFSIGLVSTFITGGLTGIILGDSTLDINVHDTYFVVAHFHLVMGISALYGLFAGVYHWFPKMFEGKLMNKNLGYVHFWVTAIGAYGVFFPMHFIGMAGLPRRYYTNTAFPYFDDLADVNTVISIFAMITAAAQLVFLYNFIHSMFYGKKGPKNPWKSNTLEWTAEVKHIHGNWDGPIPHVYRWSYDYSKMNEDETDYVIPGQDFVPQNVPLQPNEEEMNH; from the coding sequence ATGTCAGCACACGCACCCGCTCTTGATCATGCACATGATGATCATGGGCATCATCACCATAAGGAAACCTTTATAACCAAATACATCTTTAGCCAGGATCATAAGATGATCGCTAAGCAGTATTTGATCACCGGACTGATCATGGGGATCATCGGAATCGCGATGTCTCTATTGATGCGTCTGCAACTCGCCTGGCCGGACAAAGAATTTACCGTCTTTGAGATCCTGCTTGGACGCTGGGGAGAGAACGGTGTTCTAGACCCCAACATGTACTTGGCTCTGGTAACTATCCACGGTACCATCATGGTATTCTTTGTATTGACCGCAGGATTAAGTGGTACTTTTAGTAACCTGCTTATCCCGCTTCAGATCGGTGCGCGAGACATGGCCTCAGGATTCCTGAATATGGTGTCCTACTGGCTGTTCTTCGTTTCCTCTGTGATCATGGTCATCTCCATTTTCGTTGAAACCGGACCGGCAGCTGCAGGTTGGACCATCTATCCTCCTTTGAGTGCGTTGGAGTCTGCCATGCCTGGATCAGGTTTAGGAATGACCCTGTGGTTAGTCTCTATGGCTATTTTCATCGCTTCTTCCTTAATGGGATCATTAAACTACATCGTAACGGTGATTAACCTACGTACCAAAGGAATGTCGATGACTCGTCTTCCCTTGACCATCTGGGCGTTCTTTATTACTGCCGTGATTGGTGTGATCTCCTTCCCGGTTCTTCTTTCAGCAGCCTTGTTGTTGATCATGGACCGTAGTTTTGGAACTTCTTTCTTCCTTTCTGATATTTTTATCCAGGGAGAGGTGCTTCACAACAGTGGTGGTTCACCGGTACTTTTTGAACACTTATTCTGGTTCCTGGGTCACCCGGAAGTATATATCGTATTACTTCCTGCGCTGGGAATCACTTCAGAGGTCATTGCTACCAATTCGCGTAAGCCTATTTTTGGCTATCGTGCCATGGTTGCTTCGATTTTAGCGATTGCGTTCTTATCGACTATCGTTTGGGGACACCACATGTTTATTTCCGGGATGAATCCTTTCTTGGGATCGGTCTTCACCTTTACGACTTTATTGATCGCCATTCCATCGGGAGTTAAAGCCTTCAATTACATCACCACACTCTGGAAGGGTAACCTACAGATGAATCCGGGTATGTTGTTTTCCATTGGATTGGTCTCTACCTTCATTACCGGAGGTTTGACCGGAATCATTTTGGGAGACAGTACGCTCGACATTAACGTACATGACACTTACTTTGTAGTAGCTCACTTCCACCTGGTGATGGGTATCTCAGCACTCTACGGATTGTTTGCCGGAGTGTATCACTGGTTCCCTAAGATGTTCGAGGGGAAACTGATGAACAAGAATTTAGGTTACGTACACTTCTGGGTAACCGCTATTGGAGCCTACGGGGTATTCTTCCCGATGCACTTTATCGGTATGGCCGGATTGCCACGTCGTTATTATACGAATACAGCGTTCCCTTATTTCGATGATCTTGCTGATGTAAATACGGTGATCTCCATCTTTGCGATGATCACAGCAGCAGCACAGCTGGTCTTCCTGTACAACTTCATTCACTCCATGTTCTATGGTAAGAAAGGACCCAAGAACCCTTGGAAGTCCAACACGTTGGAATGGACTGCAGAAGTGAAGCACATCCATGGAAACTGGGACGGTCCTATCCCTCACGTCTACCGCTGGTCTTATGATTACAGTAAGATGAATGAGGATGAAACGGATTATGTCATTCCAGGGCAGGATTTTGTACCTCAGAATGTCCCCCTACAGCCTAATGAAGAAGAAATGAATCATTAG
- a CDS encoding cytochrome c oxidase subunit II, translated as MTILLALIVVILFAVTLWQMSKIFKLSQLNTKTDDKEIANDDDNRRNGKLMLMFLIFLYVITIYCFWNYSKFYLPEASSEHGPLYDNLMFITLAVIMVTQIFTQGLLHWFAYKYKGRKGNRALFYADNDKLEFIWTIIPVIVLSGLIIYGLFTWSDIMNFEEEDDALVVELYAYRYGWIARYAGEDNTLGNANVRFIEGANTVGIDESDTDALDDVTAQELHLPAGRQVIFKLRSQDVLHSAYMPHFRAQMNVVPGMITQFSFTPTVTTEEIRETDYMRDKVRTINEIRREKSKELVADGDLALDPYEDFDYYLLCNKICGANHYNMQMRIVVETPEEFEAWMSEQKTFGETIVAN; from the coding sequence ATGACCATACTTTTAGCCCTTATTGTAGTTATACTCTTTGCAGTGACGCTTTGGCAGATGTCTAAAATATTCAAGCTATCCCAGCTGAATACCAAGACGGATGATAAAGAGATTGCAAATGATGACGACAACCGTCGCAACGGGAAGTTGATGCTAATGTTCCTGATATTTCTCTACGTCATTACCATTTACTGTTTTTGGAACTACTCCAAATTTTACCTTCCAGAAGCCTCTTCAGAGCACGGGCCGCTGTACGATAATTTGATGTTTATCACTCTGGCGGTGATCATGGTGACCCAGATCTTTACCCAAGGCTTATTGCATTGGTTCGCCTACAAGTACAAAGGGCGTAAGGGAAATCGCGCCTTGTTCTATGCGGATAACGATAAATTAGAATTCATCTGGACGATCATCCCGGTGATCGTATTGTCAGGATTGATCATTTACGGACTGTTCACCTGGTCAGACATCATGAATTTTGAAGAAGAAGATGACGCTTTGGTGGTGGAGCTCTATGCCTATCGTTATGGATGGATCGCACGCTATGCCGGTGAAGATAATACATTGGGCAATGCCAACGTACGTTTTATCGAAGGAGCGAATACAGTAGGGATAGACGAAAGTGATACCGACGCCCTGGATGATGTGACCGCACAAGAATTGCACTTGCCTGCTGGACGACAGGTCATCTTTAAATTGCGCTCACAGGATGTATTGCATTCTGCCTATATGCCGCATTTTAGAGCGCAGATGAACGTGGTGCCGGGTATGATCACCCAATTCTCTTTTACGCCAACGGTCACTACAGAAGAAATTCGGGAAACCGACTATATGCGCGATAAGGTAAGAACCATCAACGAGATCCGAAGAGAGAAGAGCAAAGAGCTTGTCGCCGACGGTGATCTTGCTTTAGACCCCTACGAAGATTTTGATTACTATTTGCTGTGCAACAAAATTTGCGGAGCAAACCATTATAACATGCAAATGCGGATTGTCGTAGAAACCCCTGAAGAATTCGAAGCTTGGATGTCTGAGCAGAAAACCTTTGGAGAAACCATCGTCGCCAACTAA
- a CDS encoding quinol:cytochrome C oxidoreductase, protein MYTLSNKLRMFSIIFMAVGALLFIVGYIVNPSTIEEVKHEMAAHGGDHGEEHATATHQEASELDGAGVRGGADTHGNAGGITEEPTTHATADHDADHAEAGHDDPDAHAAHALDQYHNKPWAAIYIAAFFFFMIALGALAFYAIQYAAQAGWSPLLLRVMEGITGYLLPGSLIVLLLLVLSGLHLNHLFHWMDPELTDPSSDHYDALIDGKSGYLNVPFFLIRAIIFIAGWNIYRHFARKFSLKQDEATDNRWHRKSFKAAAAFLVFFIVTESIMSWDWIMSVDPHWFSTLFGWYVFAGMMVCAITVIAMVTMYLKSLGLLPQVNDSHIHDLAKFMFGFSIFWTYLWFSQFMLIWYSNIPEEVTYFVTRIEDFKLPFFGMVVMNFVFPLLILMNSDYKRINLIVIMAGVIILAGHYLDVFMMISPATVGASWGIGLLEIGAIFFFFGLFVLVVFSTLAKESLVPKRNPLLEESKHFHY, encoded by the coding sequence ATGTATACGCTATCCAACAAGTTAAGAATGTTTTCCATCATCTTCATGGCGGTGGGAGCCCTTCTTTTTATAGTAGGCTACATTGTGAATCCATCGACCATTGAAGAGGTGAAGCATGAAATGGCTGCTCATGGTGGAGATCATGGAGAAGAACATGCAACCGCAACCCATCAGGAGGCCAGTGAATTGGACGGAGCCGGAGTGCGCGGTGGCGCCGATACCCATGGAAACGCTGGAGGAATTACAGAAGAGCCCACTACACACGCTACTGCTGATCACGATGCCGACCACGCAGAGGCCGGTCACGATGATCCGGATGCCCATGCAGCGCATGCGTTGGATCAGTACCACAATAAGCCCTGGGCGGCTATTTATATTGCTGCCTTCTTCTTTTTCATGATTGCCTTAGGAGCCTTGGCCTTCTATGCAATTCAATACGCAGCTCAGGCCGGATGGTCTCCATTATTGCTGCGCGTGATGGAAGGAATAACCGGTTATCTACTGCCTGGTAGCTTGATCGTATTACTATTGCTCGTGCTCTCCGGTTTGCATCTAAATCACCTGTTCCACTGGATGGATCCGGAATTGACAGACCCCAGCAGTGATCATTACGATGCACTGATCGACGGGAAATCAGGATACTTGAACGTGCCTTTCTTCTTGATCCGTGCGATCATCTTTATCGCAGGATGGAACATTTACCGCCACTTTGCACGAAAATTCAGCTTAAAGCAGGACGAAGCTACCGATAACCGCTGGCACCGAAAATCATTCAAGGCTGCGGCCGCTTTCCTGGTATTCTTTATCGTAACCGAATCCATCATGTCCTGGGACTGGATCATGTCTGTCGACCCGCACTGGTTCAGTACTTTATTTGGATGGTATGTATTTGCAGGAATGATGGTGTGTGCCATTACGGTGATCGCTATGGTGACCATGTATTTGAAATCACTAGGTCTGTTACCTCAGGTGAACGACAGTCATATTCATGACCTGGCCAAATTCATGTTTGGATTTAGTATTTTCTGGACTTACCTCTGGTTCTCCCAGTTCATGTTGATCTGGTACTCCAACATCCCTGAAGAAGTCACCTATTTTGTGACGCGAATTGAAGATTTTAAATTGCCTTTCTTCGGAATGGTCGTGATGAATTTTGTGTTCCCCTTGCTTATTTTGATGAACAGCGATTACAAACGTATTAATCTGATCGTGATCATGGCCGGAGTAATTATTCTGGCAGGTCATTATCTGGATGTATTCATGATGATTTCTCCGGCAACGGTAGGAGCCTCATGGGGAATTGGATTATTAGAAATAGGAGCTATTTTCTTCTTCTTTGGATTATTTGTTCTGGTGGTGTTCAGCACCCTGGCCAAAGAATCTCTGGTGCCTAAGCGCAATCCATTATTGGAAGAAAGTAAGCATTTCCACTATTAA
- a CDS encoding c-type cytochrome: protein MKAFLNISLVVLSLMLFSCADNDEPNYQYMPNMYVSVPYDTYGKYEVFPDNYEAMQPAQGSVSRGWLPYDYEDSNEGYASAKANLMNPVPLTEENYETGKELYEIYCGICHGSKGAGQGYLVEQEKILGVPSYDDAGRAITPGSIYHVLYYGINTMGSYASQTTEEERWQIIHYVMSLKTQLEGGSAPDFENMETATDSTQTAMEMNTEMAMTETPEEN, encoded by the coding sequence ATGAAAGCATTTCTTAACATAAGCCTTGTTGTTTTGAGTTTGATGCTCTTCAGTTGTGCAGACAATGATGAGCCCAACTACCAATACATGCCAAACATGTATGTATCCGTACCCTATGATACCTACGGAAAGTACGAGGTATTCCCGGATAACTATGAGGCCATGCAGCCTGCTCAGGGATCGGTATCAAGAGGTTGGTTGCCCTACGACTATGAAGATAGCAATGAAGGCTACGCTTCCGCGAAAGCGAACCTAATGAATCCAGTTCCACTCACCGAAGAGAATTACGAGACCGGTAAAGAGCTGTACGAAATTTACTGCGGTATCTGCCACGGATCAAAAGGAGCCGGACAAGGTTATTTAGTAGAGCAAGAAAAAATACTAGGGGTGCCTAGTTATGATGATGCCGGTCGCGCAATAACTCCGGGGAGTATTTATCACGTATTGTACTATGGAATCAATACCATGGGGAGCTATGCTTCGCAAACTACTGAGGAAGAGCGTTGGCAAATTATCCATTATGTGATGAGCTTGAAAACTCAATTGGAAGGAGGAAGCGCTCCTGACTTTGAAAACATGGAAACAGCGACCGATTCTACCCAAACGGCAATGGAAATGAATACGGAAATGGCCATGACGGAAACCCCAGAAGAAAACTAA
- a CDS encoding DUF3341 domain-containing protein, whose amino-acid sequence MASQVIHAMYTDDDVLMNAVKEVRAKRYHIAEVYCPFPVHGLDKAMGLEHTRLAITSFMYGCVGLTVAILMMNFIMIEDWPQNIGGKPSFSYIENMPAFVPIMFEMTVFFAAHLMVITFYLRSKLWPFKQAENPDVRTTDDHFLMEIDVENHDVEELSSFLRDTGASEITIVTNEEH is encoded by the coding sequence ATGGCATCACAAGTTATACATGCAATGTACACCGATGACGACGTTCTGATGAACGCTGTCAAGGAGGTTAGGGCTAAGCGCTACCACATCGCTGAGGTATATTGTCCTTTCCCGGTCCACGGATTAGACAAAGCCATGGGGTTGGAGCATACCCGTCTTGCGATCACCTCCTTTATGTATGGATGTGTTGGTCTGACCGTAGCGATACTGATGATGAACTTCATCATGATTGAAGACTGGCCTCAGAACATTGGCGGGAAGCCTAGTTTCAGCTATATCGAAAATATGCCGGCCTTTGTGCCCATCATGTTTGAGATGACCGTATTTTTTGCGGCTCACTTGATGGTGATCACTTTTTACTTGCGCAGCAAATTATGGCCGTTCAAGCAAGCGGAAAATCCGGACGTACGAACCACAGATGATCACTTTTTAATGGAAATTGATGTAGAGAACCACGACGTGGAAGAACTATCATCTTTCCTTAGAGACACTGGAGCCAGTGAGATCACGATTGTAACTAATGAAGAACACTAA
- the nrfD gene encoding polysulfide reductase NrfD, which translates to MAHYEAPIRRPLVTGDKTYHDVTLDVAAPVEGRANKSWWVVFSIALIAFLWGIGCIVYTISTGIGTWGLNKTVGWAWDITNFVWWVGIGHAGTLISAVLLLFRQKWRMAINRSAEAMTIFSVVQAGLFPIIHMGRPWLAYWVLPIPNQFGSLWVNFNSPLLWDVFAISTYLSVSLVFWWTGLLPDFAMIRDRAVKPFQKKIYSLLSFGWSGRAKDWQRFEEVSLVLAGLATPLVLSVHTIVSFDFATSVIPGWHTTIFPPYFVAGAIFSGFAMVNTLLIIMRKVSNLEDYITVQHIELMNIVIMITGSIVGVAYITELFIAWYSGVEYEQYAFLNRATGPYWWAYWAMMTCNVFSPQFMWFPKLRRSIMFSFFISIVVNIGMWFERFVIIVTSLHRDYLPSSWTMFSPTFVDIGIFIGTIGFFFVLFLLYARTFPVIAQAEVKTILKSSGERYKKLRESGQSLVGTGADPRTSGVATTVTLKAEEEHEPTVNAEALIDTEKDRDKIDNLLSTIGTYDPETQTPDDLKKISGVGPVMEQKLHQLGIYTYDQVSKMTKTEYDLLDSIIDAFPGRAERDNWAGQAQNLKNK; encoded by the coding sequence ATGGCGCATTATGAAGCACCTATAAGAAGACCTCTAGTAACGGGCGACAAGACGTATCACGATGTTACGCTTGACGTAGCCGCTCCGGTTGAGGGACGTGCAAATAAATCGTGGTGGGTGGTTTTTTCAATTGCTCTGATCGCCTTTTTGTGGGGGATCGGGTGTATTGTTTACACCATTTCCACCGGTATTGGTACATGGGGTCTTAATAAAACGGTAGGCTGGGCCTGGGACATCACCAACTTCGTTTGGTGGGTAGGTATTGGTCACGCAGGAACACTGATCTCTGCTGTACTCCTACTTTTCCGTCAGAAATGGCGTATGGCGATTAACCGTTCTGCGGAGGCAATGACCATCTTCTCGGTAGTGCAAGCCGGTCTGTTTCCCATCATTCACATGGGACGTCCATGGTTAGCTTATTGGGTATTGCCTATTCCTAACCAGTTTGGATCACTTTGGGTGAACTTCAACTCACCGCTACTCTGGGACGTATTTGCGATTTCTACCTATTTATCGGTATCTCTGGTATTCTGGTGGACCGGTCTGCTTCCTGACTTTGCGATGATTCGTGACCGGGCAGTTAAGCCTTTCCAGAAAAAAATATACAGTCTCCTTTCCTTTGGATGGAGCGGACGCGCCAAGGATTGGCAGCGTTTTGAGGAAGTCTCTTTGGTTTTGGCCGGTTTGGCCACACCGCTGGTACTTTCAGTACATACCATTGTATCTTTTGACTTTGCTACCTCGGTCATTCCGGGATGGCACACCACCATTTTCCCGCCGTACTTCGTGGCCGGTGCGATCTTCTCAGGATTTGCCATGGTAAATACCCTGTTGATCATCATGCGTAAGGTGAGTAATCTGGAAGATTACATTACCGTACAGCATATTGAATTGATGAACATCGTGATCATGATCACGGGATCCATCGTTGGGGTGGCGTACATCACCGAATTATTTATTGCCTGGTATTCTGGAGTGGAGTACGAGCAGTACGCTTTCCTGAACCGGGCAACCGGACCTTACTGGTGGGCGTATTGGGCGATGATGACCTGTAACGTATTCTCCCCGCAGTTCATGTGGTTCCCTAAGTTGAGAAGATCGATCATGTTCTCCTTCTTTATCTCGATTGTCGTAAATATCGGGATGTGGTTTGAGCGTTTTGTGATCATCGTAACCTCGCTTCACCGCGATTACCTTCCGTCTTCCTGGACGATGTTCTCGCCCACTTTTGTGGACATCGGGATCTTTATCGGTACCATTGGATTCTTCTTCGTACTCTTCTTACTGTACGCCAGAACCTTCCCGGTGATCGCACAGGCCGAGGTCAAGACAATTTTAAAGTCTTCCGGTGAGCGCTATAAGAAATTGAGAGAATCAGGACAGTCTTTGGTAGGAACAGGCGCGGATCCTCGTACTTCTGGAGTGGCTACTACCGTGACCCTTAAAGCAGAGGAGGAGCATGAGCCTACGGTCAATGCCGAGGCTTTGATCGACACGGAGAAGGATCGAGATAAGATCGACAACTTGTTGAGTACTATCGGGACTTATGATCCGGAAACGCAAACTCCAGATGATCTGAAAAAGATCAGTGGGGTAGGTCCGGTCATGGAACAAAAATTACATCAGTTGGGTATTTATACCTATGATCAGGTAAGTAAAATGACCAAGACGGAATACGACCTTTTAGACAGTATCATTGATGCTTTCCCGGGCCGTGCAGAGCGCGACAACTGGGCAGGGCAGGCACAAAATCTTAAAAATAAATAA